Proteins co-encoded in one Chrysemys picta bellii isolate R12L10 chromosome 13, ASM1138683v2, whole genome shotgun sequence genomic window:
- the LOC135975121 gene encoding olfactory receptor 5V1-like, giving the protein MAGCSEVFILAAMAHDRYEAICNPLHYMRIMNKYVCSQLVIGAWIVGFIYALINTLPLLNAHFCGPNKINHFSCEPPPVLDLSCTDTFTNKLLLHTSAMLVGLITFSFNLVSYIHIISTILRIRSAEGRRKAFSTCSSHLIVVVLFYSTGLFRYLRPNSASLEVLDRLFSIQYSILTPMLNPIIYSLKNREVQAALGKTLGKFRFLK; this is encoded by the coding sequence ATGGCTGGTTGTAGTGAAGTATTCATTCTGGCAGCAATGGCTCATGACCGATATGAGGCTATCTGTAACCCACTGCATTATATGAGGATTATGAACAAATATGTCTGCAGTCAGCTGGTGATTGGTGCATGGATTGTGGGGTTTATATATGCATTGATAAACACTCTTCCCTTATTAAATGCACATTTCTGTGGGCCCAACAAAATCAACCATTTCAGCTGTGAGCCTCCTCCAGTATTAGACCTATCCTGCACTGACACCTTCACCAATAAACTCTTGCTTCATACCTCTGCAATGTTGGTAGGACTCATCACCTTCTCTTTTAACCTCGTCtcctacattcacatcatctccaccatcctgaggatACGCTCTGCGGAGGGCAGgcgtaaagccttctccacctgcagctcccacctgattgttgttgttttattctaCAGCACTGGGTTGTTCAGGTATCTGAGACCCAACTCAGCATCCTTGGAGGTTTTGGACAGACTGTTTTCCATCCAGTACAGCATCTTAACGCCCAtgttaaaccccatcatctacagcctgaaAAACAGGGAAGTGCAGGCAGCTCTGGGGAAAACATTAGGGAAATTCAGATTCCTCAAGTAA
- the LOC103306690 gene encoding olfactory receptor 6F1-like → MEQNNQTVVREFMLLGFTSQWVVKMSIFLVFLIIYTTSLIANSLIVALTLLDPQLHTPMYFFLCNLSFLEVSYTSVTVPKMLSNFLSRRPSITFRCCIAQYYFFFTLGATECFLLAAMAYDRYLAICNPLQYSGLMNHKLSLNLAIACWVCGFLSPLLPTLMISKLPFCGPNQINHFFCDADPLFQLSCADTYIQQVAGYTLTSVLILCSFTFTIVSYVHIVAALLKMSSGKEWKKPFSTCASHLTVVSIYYGTIIFMYVRPGVNQSFNLGKVVSVFYTVVTPLINPIIYSLRNREIKKALRKALITIGQH, encoded by the exons ATGGAACAGAACAACCAGACTGTGGTGAGAGAATTCATGTTACTGGGATTCACTAGTCAATGGGTGGTGAAGATGTCCATTTTCCTGGTCTTTCTAATCATCTACACCACATCCCTGATTGCAAATTCCCTCATTGTTGCATTGACACTGCTGGATCCTCAACTCCACACACCTATGTACTTTTTCCTCTGCAACTTGTCCTTCCTGGAGGTCTCCTACACTTCGGTCACTGTCCCAAAGATGCTCTCCAATTTCCTGTCCAGGAGACCCAGCATCACT tttagat GCTGCATTGCTCAATATTACTTCTTCTTCACTCTAGGGGCCACCGAATGCTTCCTTTTGGCCGCCATGGCCTATGACCGATATTTGGCCATATGTAATCCATTGCAGTACAGCGGTCTCATGAACCACAAGCTCTCTCTCAACCTGGCCATTGCCTGTTGGGTCTGTGGCTTCCTCTCCCCCTTGCTGCCTACACTCATGATTTCCAAGCTCCCCTTCTGTGGCCCTAACCAGAtaaaccatttcttctgtgatgcaGACCCGCTCTTCCAACTTTCTTGTGCCGACACTTATATCCAGCAAGTGGCCGGATACACACTCACCTCTGTTTTGATCCTGTGCTCCTTCACATTCACCATAGTTTCTTATGTGCACATTGTGGCTGCGCTCCTCAAGATGTCTTCAGGTAAGGAGTGGAAAAAGCCCTTCTCCACCTGTGCATCCCACCTCACTGTGGTTTCCATCTATTATGGGACCATTATTTTCATGTATGTCCGGCCAGGGGTCAATCAGTCATTCAACCTAGGCAAAGTAGTGTCAGTGTTTTACACAGTGGTCACCCCCTTGATAAATCCCATAATTTATAGTCTCAGGAACAGGGAGATTAAAAAGGCTCTGAGAAAAGCCCTAATTACCAtagggcagcactag
- the LOC101931730 gene encoding olfactory receptor 11L1-like, translated as MEKANQTTVKEFIFLGFSSLQNLQVLLFVFIFFIYMLSLMGNFLIIVVVLAEPLLHTPMYFFLGNLSFLEIWYTSITVPKLLANFLSRSITITVNGCVTQYYFFFSLGATECFLLAVMAYDRYLAICSPLHYSNIMNHRLCFHLSTSSWVGGFLSPLLPTILISQLSFCGPQKINHFFCDSDPIFKLSCSDTYIQEAIGYTCSSVVILSSFLLTMSSYVNIIANIMKLTSAKARKKTFSTCASHLTVVTIYYGTIIFTYVRAPSTYSFGLGKVVSVFYCVITPLLNPVIYTLRNKDLKKAIWKSFTRMRQ; from the coding sequence ATGGAAAAAGCAAACCAAACCACAGTGAAGGAATTCATCTTCCTGGGATTTAGCAGCCTCCAGAATCTCCAGGTTCTCCtctttgtgtttattttcttcatttaCATGTTGTCGCTCATGGGAAATTTTCTCATCATCGTTGTTGTCCTGGCAGAACCTCTCCTCcatacccccatgtacttcttcctcggGAATCTCTCCTTCCTAGAGATCTGGTACACTTCAATCACTGTGCCCAAACTGCTGGCCAACTTCTTGTCCAGGAGCATCACCATCACAGTAAATGGATGTGTGACTCAGTATTACTTCTTCTTCTCTCTAGGAGCCACTGAATGCTTCCTCCTGGCCGTCATGGCCTACGACCGCTACTTGGCAATCTGCAGCCCACTGCATTACTCTAACATCATGAACCATAGGTTGTGCTTCCACCTCTCCACCAGTTCATGGGTTGGTGGATTCCTCTCCCCACTCTTGCCCACAATTCTAATCTCCCAGCTCTCATTCTGTGGCCCTCAGAAAATCAACCACTTCTTCTGCGACTCAGACCCAATCTTCAAACTGTCCTGCTCTGACACTTACATTCAGGAGGCTATTGGATACACCTGCAGCTCTGTGGTCATCCTGAGCTCCTTCTTGCTCACCATGTCTTCCTACGTCAACATCATAGCCAACATCATGAAGCTGACATCTGCCAAAGCTCGGAAAAAGACCTTCTCCACTTGTGcctctcacctcactgtggtgacCATCTACTATGGGACCATCATCTTCACCTATGTTAGGGCCCCAAGCACATATTCCTTTGGTTTAGGCAAAGTGGTGTCTGTCTTCTATTGTGTCATTACCCCACTGCTAAACCCTGTGATCTACACTCTAAGGAATAAAGATTTGAAAAAAGCCATATGGAAATCTTTTACTAGAATGAGACAGTAA